In the Malania oleifera isolate guangnan ecotype guangnan chromosome 1, ASM2987363v1, whole genome shotgun sequence genome, one interval contains:
- the LOC131162176 gene encoding PI-PLC X domain-containing protein At5g67130 isoform X2, with product MLLCFTDHRNNRCRAPSVSIATGYYWLCLLNSLFVITTTACSNGNCQLLDSCSAVSDCGPGLYCGNCPAAGKNQPICTRGQANIPTSIINGLPFNKYTWLVTHNSFSIVNAPPLAGAQRMTFYNQEDTVTNQLTNGVRGLMLDMYDFENDIWLCHSFRGQCYNFTAFQPAINTLKEVEAFLAQNPSEIVTIIIEDYVHTPKGLTNLFTKAGLVKYWFPVAKMPKKDEDWPTVTDMVQQNHRLLVFTSIASKEQDEGIAYQWRYMVENEAGDGGVQRGSCSDRKESKPLNSRSASIFLQNYFPSFPVENEACKENSAPLAEMVGTCYKAAGNMMPNFLAVNFYMRSDGGGVFDVVDRMNGQTLCGCSTLTACQVRHEGSQDVAVDRRGM from the exons ATGTTGCTGTGTTTCACGGACCACCGGAACAACAGATGCAGAGCTCCTTCAGTTTCAATTGCAACTGGGTACTACTGGCTGTGCTTACTCAACTCGCTCTTCGTCATCACTACCACTGCTTGCTCTAATGGCAATTGCCAG CTCCTGGATTCGTGTTCAGCGGTTTCCGACTGTGGGCCTGGTTTGTACTGTGGGAATTGTCCTGCGGCGGGAAAGAACCAGCCCATCTGCACTAGAGGCCAAGCAAACATACCGACTTCCATT ATCAATGGGTTGCCCTTCAACAAGTACACATGGCTGGTAACCCATAATTCGTTCTCCATTGTCAATGCCCCACCTCTGGCCGGTGCCCAGAGAATGACATTTTACAATCAGGAAGACACTGTTACTAATCAGTTGACG AATGGAGTGAGGGGATTGATGTTGGATATGTACGACTTTGAAAATGATATCTGGCTCTGCCATTCGTTTCGCGGGCAGTGTTACAACTTCACTGCATTT CAACCTGCTATTAACACTCTGAAGGAAGTTGAAGCATTCTTAGCTCAGAACCCATCAGAGATTGTGACAATTATAATTGAGGACTATGTGCATACTCCAAAAGGGCTGACAAATTTGTTCACCAAAGCTGGATTAGTCAAGTACTGGTTTCCAGTTGCCAAGATGCCAAAAAAAGATGAAGATTGGCCCACTGTGACTGATATGGTGCAACAAAATCACCGCCTTCTTGTTTTCACTTCTATTGCTTCAAAGGAACAAGATGAAGGGATTGCTTATCAGTGGAGGTACATGGTGGAAAATGAGG CTGGTGATGGTGGGGTACAACGAGGCTCATGTTCAGATAGAAAGGAATCAAAGCCTCTCAATTCAAGAAGTGCTTCTATTTTCTTACAGAATTACTTCCCATCATTTCCAGTTGAAAATGAAGCTTGCAAGGAGAATTCAGCTCCGCTTGCTGAGATGGTTGGTACCTGTTATAAAGCAGCAGGAAATATGATGCCTAACTTCTTGGCAGTTAACTTTTACATG AGAAGTGATGGAGGTGGTGTTTTTGATGTTGTGGATAGAATGAATGGCCAGACACTGTGTGGCTGTAGTACTCTCACTGCCTGCCAG GTTCGTCATGAAGGCAGTCAAGATGTAGCAGTAGATAGGAGGGGAATGTAA
- the LOC131162176 gene encoding PI-PLC X domain-containing protein At5g67130 isoform X1 → MLLCFTDHRNNRCRAPSVSIATGYYWLCLLNSLFVITTTACSNGNCQLLDSCSAVSDCGPGLYCGNCPAAGKNQPICTRGQANIPTSIINGLPFNKYTWLVTHNSFSIVNAPPLAGAQRMTFYNQEDTVTNQLTNGVRGLMLDMYDFENDIWLCHSFRGQCYNFTAFQPAINTLKEVEAFLAQNPSEIVTIIIEDYVHTPKGLTNLFTKAGLVKYWFPVAKMPKKDEDWPTVTDMVQQNHRLLVFTSIASKEQDEGIAYQWRYMVENEAGDGGVQRGSCSDRKESKPLNSRSASIFLQNYFPSFPVENEACKENSAPLAEMVGTCYKAAGNMMPNFLAVNFYMRSDGGGVFDVVDRMNGQTLCGCSTLTACQQGAPFGSCKNISASNRTPTANTMGSFSGSVQLSGSASTFHFPEIFVFSLFPFLLMVLRL, encoded by the exons ATGTTGCTGTGTTTCACGGACCACCGGAACAACAGATGCAGAGCTCCTTCAGTTTCAATTGCAACTGGGTACTACTGGCTGTGCTTACTCAACTCGCTCTTCGTCATCACTACCACTGCTTGCTCTAATGGCAATTGCCAG CTCCTGGATTCGTGTTCAGCGGTTTCCGACTGTGGGCCTGGTTTGTACTGTGGGAATTGTCCTGCGGCGGGAAAGAACCAGCCCATCTGCACTAGAGGCCAAGCAAACATACCGACTTCCATT ATCAATGGGTTGCCCTTCAACAAGTACACATGGCTGGTAACCCATAATTCGTTCTCCATTGTCAATGCCCCACCTCTGGCCGGTGCCCAGAGAATGACATTTTACAATCAGGAAGACACTGTTACTAATCAGTTGACG AATGGAGTGAGGGGATTGATGTTGGATATGTACGACTTTGAAAATGATATCTGGCTCTGCCATTCGTTTCGCGGGCAGTGTTACAACTTCACTGCATTT CAACCTGCTATTAACACTCTGAAGGAAGTTGAAGCATTCTTAGCTCAGAACCCATCAGAGATTGTGACAATTATAATTGAGGACTATGTGCATACTCCAAAAGGGCTGACAAATTTGTTCACCAAAGCTGGATTAGTCAAGTACTGGTTTCCAGTTGCCAAGATGCCAAAAAAAGATGAAGATTGGCCCACTGTGACTGATATGGTGCAACAAAATCACCGCCTTCTTGTTTTCACTTCTATTGCTTCAAAGGAACAAGATGAAGGGATTGCTTATCAGTGGAGGTACATGGTGGAAAATGAGG CTGGTGATGGTGGGGTACAACGAGGCTCATGTTCAGATAGAAAGGAATCAAAGCCTCTCAATTCAAGAAGTGCTTCTATTTTCTTACAGAATTACTTCCCATCATTTCCAGTTGAAAATGAAGCTTGCAAGGAGAATTCAGCTCCGCTTGCTGAGATGGTTGGTACCTGTTATAAAGCAGCAGGAAATATGATGCCTAACTTCTTGGCAGTTAACTTTTACATG AGAAGTGATGGAGGTGGTGTTTTTGATGTTGTGGATAGAATGAATGGCCAGACACTGTGTGGCTGTAGTACTCTCACTGCCTGCCAG CAAGGAGCACCGTTTGGATCTTGCAAGAATATTTCTGCCTCTAATAGAACCCCAACTGCCAATACTATGGGAAGTTTTTCTGGATCTGTGCAGTTATCAGGATCTGCTTCAACATTCCATTTCCCAGAGATCTTCGTTTTCTCCTTGTTTCCATTTTTGCTCATGGTGCTTCGATTATAA